A DNA window from Thiobacillus denitrificans ATCC 25259 contains the following coding sequences:
- the dsrA gene encoding dissimilatory-type sulfite reductase subunit alpha translates to MAKQMIDTPNLDELEKGPWPSFVTGLKRLAKDNDMMVDLMGQLETSYKTKFGYWKGGTVGVFGYGGGVIPRFTELKDENHQPLFPEAAEFHTLRIQPPAGMHYTSDLLRKMCDTWSATGGSGLIAFHGQSGDIMFQGIKTADVQRAFDEFNEMGFDLGGAGPALRTSMSCVGAARCEMSCFDEAKALRTVINNNLDDMHRPSLPYKFKFKFSGCPNDCVNAIQRSDMATIGTWRDNIRVNEEQVQAYYKAHGMNDLVNDVISKCPTKAITLVASDKFAPSETVSAANLGDGNTLCIDNKNCVRCMHCLNVIPGGLRPGVDKGVSILVGGKGVLKIGATMGTVVIPFMKLESEEDFEKLNDLARNIIDFFAENALEHERTGEMIERIGLTNFLEGLDIPVDPNMISAPRSNPYFRSDDWDEQVEKWNEYKQTAA, encoded by the coding sequence ATGGCAAAGCAAATGATTGATACGCCCAATCTGGACGAGCTCGAGAAAGGCCCGTGGCCCAGCTTCGTGACCGGGCTGAAGCGTTTGGCCAAGGACAACGACATGATGGTCGACCTGATGGGTCAGCTCGAGACGTCGTACAAGACCAAGTTCGGCTACTGGAAGGGCGGCACGGTCGGCGTGTTCGGCTACGGCGGCGGCGTGATCCCGCGTTTCACCGAACTGAAGGACGAAAACCACCAGCCCCTGTTCCCCGAGGCTGCCGAATTCCACACCCTGCGCATCCAGCCGCCTGCCGGCATGCACTACACTTCGGATCTGCTGCGCAAGATGTGTGACACTTGGTCCGCGACCGGTGGTTCGGGCCTGATCGCCTTCCACGGCCAGTCCGGCGACATCATGTTCCAGGGCATCAAGACTGCCGATGTGCAGCGTGCCTTCGACGAGTTCAACGAAATGGGCTTCGACCTCGGTGGCGCCGGTCCCGCGCTCCGCACCTCGATGTCCTGCGTCGGCGCTGCGCGCTGCGAAATGTCCTGCTTCGACGAAGCCAAGGCGCTGCGCACCGTCATCAACAACAACCTCGACGACATGCACCGTCCGTCGCTGCCTTACAAGTTCAAGTTCAAGTTCTCGGGCTGCCCGAACGACTGCGTGAACGCGATCCAGCGCTCCGACATGGCGACGATCGGCACCTGGCGCGACAACATCCGCGTCAACGAAGAGCAGGTCCAGGCCTACTACAAGGCCCACGGCATGAACGACCTGGTCAACGACGTGATCAGCAAGTGCCCGACCAAGGCGATCACCCTCGTTGCGAGCGACAAGTTTGCGCCGAGCGAGACCGTGTCCGCGGCCAACCTGGGTGACGGCAACACGCTGTGCATCGACAACAAGAACTGCGTGCGTTGCATGCACTGCCTGAACGTCATCCCCGGCGGCCTGCGTCCCGGTGTCGACAAGGGCGTGAGCATCCTCGTCGGCGGCAAGGGTGTGCTGAAGATCGGTGCGACCATGGGCACCGTCGTGATCCCGTTCATGAAGCTCGAGTCGGAAGAGGATTTCGAGAAGCTGAACGATCTGGCCCGCAACATCATCGACTTCTTCGCGGAAAACGCGCTGGAGCACGAGCGTACCGGCGAGATGATCGAGCGTATCGGCCTGACCAACTTCCTCGAAGGTCTGGACATCCCGGTCGACCCCAACATGATCAGCGCGCCGCGTTCCAACCCCTACTTCCGTTCGGACGACTGGGACGAGCAAGTCGAGAAGTGGAACGAGTACAAGCAGACCGCTGCTTAA
- a CDS encoding DUF6967 family protein, whose protein sequence is MPEITPLDKLRLPFGGQEIEFQHLTHESGGVPFLRIRIRENKRFTIFDVDPVSAQAWAGIMGAWAKAHAGEVP, encoded by the coding sequence ATGCCTGAAATCACTCCTCTCGACAAGCTGCGACTGCCGTTCGGCGGCCAGGAAATCGAATTCCAGCACCTGACCCACGAGTCCGGCGGCGTGCCGTTTCTGCGCATCCGCATCCGCGAGAACAAACGGTTCACGATCTTCGACGTGGACCCGGTCAGCGCTCAGGCCTGGGCCGGGATCATGGGCGCCTGGGCAAAGGCGCACGCAGGGGAGGTGCCGTGA
- the cas6 gene encoding type I-MYXAN CRISPR-associated protein Cas6/Cmx6: MTWGGWPEDKPEEYTPRLIDLQFELAGSTIPADNAQMLCDALLGVLPWLGEDPGSGIQHLKGAATNSGDTVLNINRRTRLFMRVPKTRVDDMQRLIGEQLDLGGHALRIGSFKTRDFSPFANIYAHFIDTGSATEEQFVQDVMRELDSRFQLRCGFICGKQQTLQSASGPLFGHSLMLHDVPPHKSLQLQDEGLGRNRLLGCGIFIPHKSIAPVMPAIL, translated from the coding sequence GTGACCTGGGGCGGCTGGCCGGAAGACAAGCCGGAAGAATATACGCCGCGCCTGATCGACCTGCAGTTCGAGCTGGCCGGCTCGACGATCCCGGCCGACAACGCGCAGATGCTCTGCGACGCGCTGCTCGGCGTGTTGCCATGGCTCGGTGAGGATCCGGGCAGCGGCATTCAGCACCTCAAGGGCGCCGCAACGAACAGCGGCGACACCGTGCTCAACATCAACCGGCGTACCCGGCTGTTCATGCGCGTGCCGAAGACCCGCGTCGACGACATGCAGCGGCTGATTGGCGAGCAACTCGACCTCGGCGGTCACGCCCTGCGGATCGGCAGCTTCAAAACGCGTGACTTCAGTCCTTTTGCCAACATTTACGCCCACTTTATTGACACCGGCAGCGCCACTGAAGAACAATTCGTGCAGGACGTGATGCGCGAACTGGACAGCCGCTTTCAGTTGCGTTGCGGTTTCATCTGCGGCAAACAGCAAACCCTGCAAAGCGCATCGGGGCCCCTGTTCGGCCACAGCCTGATGTTGCACGACGTCCCGCCGCACAAGTCGCTGCAACTGCAGGACGAGGGCCTGGGGCGAAACCGTCTGTTGGGCTGCGGGATCTTCATCCCGCATAAATCCATCGCGCCGGTCATGCCGGCAATTCTTTGA